From the Lysobacter sp. FW306-1B-D06B genome, one window contains:
- a CDS encoding alpha/beta hydrolase produces the protein MKLKSLALAAVAALSLASTAHAAKPSPTSKPLKNVVLVHGGFVDGSGWKKVYDILKKDGYNVSIVQNPTTSLTDDVAFTKRVIAQQDGPVVLVGHSYGGVVISEAGSDPKVERLVYIAAFAPDAGESVQTLIANPPPGAPQPPILPPQDGFLALDRAKFAASFAGDLPAEEAAFMAASQVPWGVDALAGKVTVPAWKSKPSWYLVATEDHMIPPPAQQMMAKRADAKVTEVPGSHAIYVSKPEAVAKLIEQAAQGKK, from the coding sequence ATGAAACTGAAGTCGCTCGCGCTCGCTGCGGTTGCCGCCCTGTCCCTGGCCTCCACCGCCCATGCCGCCAAGCCGTCCCCGACCTCGAAGCCGCTGAAGAACGTCGTGCTCGTCCACGGCGGCTTCGTCGACGGCTCGGGTTGGAAGAAGGTCTACGACATCCTCAAGAAGGATGGCTACAACGTCAGCATCGTGCAGAATCCGACGACCTCGCTCACCGACGATGTCGCCTTCACCAAGCGCGTCATCGCGCAGCAGGACGGCCCGGTGGTGCTGGTCGGCCATTCCTACGGAGGCGTGGTGATCTCTGAAGCCGGCAGCGACCCCAAGGTCGAACGCCTGGTCTACATCGCCGCCTTCGCGCCGGATGCTGGCGAGTCGGTGCAGACGCTCATCGCCAACCCGCCGCCGGGCGCCCCGCAGCCACCGATCCTGCCGCCTCAGGATGGATTCCTGGCGCTGGACCGCGCGAAGTTCGCTGCTTCGTTTGCTGGCGACCTGCCGGCGGAGGAAGCCGCGTTCATGGCCGCTTCGCAGGTGCCGTGGGGCGTCGACGCGCTTGCCGGCAAGGTCACCGTTCCGGCGTGGAAGTCGAAGCCGAGCTGGTACCTGGTGGCTACCGAGGATCACATGATCCCGCCGCCGGCGCAGCAGATGATGGCCAAGCGCGCAGATGCAAAGGTCACCGAAGTGCCTGGCAGCCATGCCATCTATGTCTCCAAGCCCGAAGCGGTTGCCAAGCTCATCGAGCAAGCCGCGCAAGGCAAGAAGTGA
- a CDS encoding response regulator transcription factor gives MVLSSVLVVEDDDGAQRRLLRLTSDVAGADAHVEAVPSLEAARARLSARPFALALVDMQLPDGNGVDLIAWMQHRSTQTQAVIVSAWAEENVILAAIRAGAIGYLLKSSEDAELAMFLRILQRGGAAIDPVIARRILTLLPQAPASAPEAGDARLTPRESEVLRMVARGLSNREIAQATNLSRLTIESHTRNIYRKLAVTSRTEAVFEARSIGLLS, from the coding sequence ATGGTGCTTTCTTCGGTGCTGGTCGTCGAGGACGACGACGGCGCCCAGCGACGCCTGTTGCGATTGACGTCGGACGTTGCCGGCGCGGATGCGCACGTCGAGGCGGTCCCCAGCCTGGAAGCGGCGCGTGCGCGCCTGTCCGCGCGGCCGTTCGCGTTGGCCCTGGTGGACATGCAGTTGCCCGACGGCAACGGCGTTGATCTCATCGCCTGGATGCAACACCGCAGCACGCAGACACAGGCGGTGATCGTGTCGGCATGGGCGGAAGAGAACGTCATCCTCGCGGCAATTCGTGCCGGGGCGATCGGGTACTTGCTCAAGAGCAGCGAGGACGCCGAACTCGCGATGTTCCTGCGCATCCTGCAACGCGGTGGCGCCGCCATCGATCCGGTGATCGCACGACGGATCCTGACGCTGCTTCCCCAGGCGCCCGCTTCTGCGCCCGAAGCAGGCGATGCCCGGCTCACGCCACGCGAGAGTGAGGTGCTGCGCATGGTGGCCCGTGGACTGAGCAACCGCGAGATCGCGCAGGCCACCAACCTGTCCCGGCTCACCATCGAAAGCCATACCCGCAACATCTACCGCAAGCTTGCGGTGACTTCGCGCACCGAGGCGGTGTTCGAAGCGCGTTCGATCGGACTGCTGAGTTGA
- a CDS encoding SDR family NAD(P)-dependent oxidoreductase, translating into MSKVWLVTGSGSGLGRAIAIKALDAGHRVVATARDVEQLDGLVASFGHRVAPVRLDVTDERESVAAVDAAITAFGRLDVLVNNAGFGETRPFEEVSSEDFRRVVETNFFGVVNLTRAALPGMRQRRSGHIIQISSVGGRSALAGNAAYIASKWAVGGFSETIALEAAPFGVKVTALEPGGMRTNWGKRAFGSVPPMLPDYEASVGETVRQLEAYWGNEPSDPGKVAQVVVGVAEADRLPSHILLGSDAFQGALGADAARNAAAERWRNVSAWTDIATEGPIPVLPSE; encoded by the coding sequence ATGTCTAAGGTATGGCTTGTTACAGGAAGTGGCTCGGGCTTGGGACGGGCAATCGCTATCAAGGCGTTGGACGCGGGCCATCGTGTCGTCGCGACTGCGCGCGACGTGGAGCAACTGGACGGTCTGGTTGCGTCTTTTGGTCATCGGGTAGCGCCGGTCCGCCTCGACGTTACCGATGAGCGGGAGAGCGTCGCCGCCGTGGACGCCGCGATTACCGCTTTCGGGCGCCTCGATGTTCTCGTGAACAATGCTGGGTTCGGTGAAACGAGGCCATTCGAAGAGGTTTCATCGGAAGATTTTCGCCGTGTTGTGGAAACCAACTTCTTTGGCGTCGTGAACCTCACGCGAGCCGCCCTCCCTGGAATGCGTCAACGAAGGAGCGGGCACATCATCCAGATTTCATCCGTCGGTGGGCGCTCGGCTTTAGCAGGAAATGCCGCCTACATTGCATCCAAGTGGGCCGTGGGTGGATTCTCCGAGACTATCGCTCTCGAAGCGGCACCATTCGGCGTGAAAGTGACTGCTCTCGAACCAGGTGGCATGCGCACCAACTGGGGGAAGCGAGCGTTCGGTAGCGTGCCTCCCATGTTGCCGGATTACGAAGCCTCGGTTGGCGAAACCGTCCGGCAACTGGAAGCGTACTGGGGAAATGAACCGAGCGATCCAGGAAAGGTCGCGCAAGTCGTTGTCGGTGTCGCCGAGGCTGATCGTTTGCCATCTCACATCCTCCTTGGCTCAGACGCATTCCAAGGAGCACTTGGAGCTGACGCCGCGAGGAACGCTGCGGCTGAGCGGTGGAGAAATGTAAGTGCGTGGACGGATATTGCTACCGAGGGACCGATCCCCGTCCTCCCTTCTGAGTAA
- a CDS encoding TetR/AcrR family transcriptional regulator: protein MSTSPAPSRLTDRKRAAILDAAIAEFRQSGYEATSMDRVAASAGVSKRTVYNHFPSKEALFAQIIQQLWERAAEGADPAYRSDRPLRAQLLDLVSQKLRLLHDPSFADLARVAIAAGIHSPERTQEIVARMGEREEGLTIWIRAAAGDGRLKTSDPVFASMQLQGLVKGFAFWPQIALGQPPLTPAEQKQVAETSVDMFLAHYG, encoded by the coding sequence ATGAGCACTTCCCCCGCCCCCTCCCGTCTGACCGACCGCAAGCGCGCGGCCATCCTCGACGCCGCAATCGCCGAATTCAGGCAGTCCGGCTACGAGGCCACGAGCATGGACCGGGTCGCCGCCAGCGCAGGGGTGTCGAAGCGGACCGTCTACAACCACTTCCCGAGCAAGGAAGCCCTGTTCGCGCAGATCATTCAGCAGCTCTGGGAACGGGCCGCGGAAGGGGCGGATCCGGCCTATCGCAGCGACCGCCCGCTGCGAGCGCAGCTCTTGGATTTGGTTTCGCAGAAGCTTCGCTTGCTGCACGACCCGAGCTTCGCAGACCTGGCACGCGTCGCAATCGCGGCCGGCATTCATTCACCCGAGCGCACGCAGGAGATCGTTGCGCGCATGGGCGAGCGCGAGGAAGGTCTGACCATCTGGATCCGTGCCGCCGCGGGTGATGGCAGGCTGAAGACAAGCGATCCCGTCTTCGCCTCGATGCAATTGCAAGGGCTCGTCAAGGGCTTCGCGTTCTGGCCGCAGATCGCCTTGGGTCAGCCGCCTCTTACGCCCGCCGAGCAAAAGCAGGTTGCGGAAACGTCGGTAGACATGTTCCTGGCCCACTACGGCTGA
- a CDS encoding redoxin domain-containing protein — translation MSTILGAGARAPNFKLHVTPDQLLSLDEIRCKRIVLAFYPADWSPVCGDQMALYNQVLPEFRSRRAEIFGISVDGAWCHQAFAQARNLHFPLLADFEPKGEVARAYGAYRASEGVCERALFVIDEKQAIVWSYCSPIAVNPGADGILDALDAMPTTGE, via the coding sequence ATGTCGACGATTCTTGGTGCCGGCGCCCGCGCGCCAAATTTCAAGCTCCACGTGACTCCGGACCAGTTGCTCTCGCTGGATGAGATCCGGTGCAAGCGCATCGTGCTTGCCTTCTACCCGGCGGACTGGAGTCCAGTGTGTGGAGACCAGATGGCGCTGTACAACCAGGTTCTTCCGGAGTTCCGCAGCCGGCGTGCCGAGATATTCGGTATCTCGGTGGATGGTGCGTGGTGCCATCAGGCATTCGCGCAGGCCAGAAACCTGCACTTTCCGCTGCTCGCGGATTTCGAGCCGAAGGGCGAGGTGGCGCGTGCCTACGGAGCATACCGAGCGTCGGAAGGCGTTTGCGAACGTGCGCTGTTCGTAATCGACGAGAAGCAGGCAATCGTTTGGAGCTACTGCTCGCCGATCGCAGTGAACCCGGGCGCCGATGGGATTCTTGATGCGCTCGACGCGATGCCGACGACTGGAGAATGA
- a CDS encoding MarC family NAAT transporter: protein MAFYAGQAVMGVFGITISGLRIAGGLIVGFIGFRTLFPADGADDAPEVEHRSEELLRNHKRDIAFIPLAMPTTAGPGTIALLIGTAATLHDERPFSPWVMQLAPVLVFLLVSLILLLCLRSAGAIIRLLGHSGVEALSRLMGFLLACMGVQFVINGVVDIIQDYPLVN, encoded by the coding sequence GTGGCGTTCTACGCCGGGCAGGCCGTGATGGGCGTGTTCGGTATCACCATTTCCGGACTTCGCATCGCCGGCGGCCTGATCGTGGGCTTTATCGGCTTCCGCACGCTGTTCCCAGCCGACGGAGCCGACGATGCGCCGGAAGTGGAGCATCGCAGCGAAGAACTGCTGCGCAACCACAAACGCGACATCGCCTTCATCCCGCTTGCCATGCCAACTACCGCCGGCCCGGGGACCATCGCGCTACTCATCGGTACCGCCGCGACCTTGCACGATGAGCGACCGTTCTCGCCATGGGTGATGCAGCTCGCGCCGGTGCTGGTGTTCCTCCTGGTCAGCCTCATCCTCCTCCTGTGCTTGCGCAGCGCTGGCGCGATCATCCGCCTGCTGGGGCACAGCGGCGTGGAGGCACTCTCGCGTCTGATGGGATTCCTGCTCGCCTGCATGGGCGTTCAATTCGTCATCAATGGCGTGGTGGACATCATCCAGGACTACCCATTAGTAAACTGA
- a CDS encoding MBL fold metallo-hydrolase, protein MTTPSTPARRAFRLAGRSALLLGVLIVSACLLSVAKTNVAFAGYPDSPQAADGRFRNPVPKPVDGVLKTLGLIWDVLLNKPADTVPAAALPVDGLTRAQLEAAPDRSLFRLGHSTMLIKLRGGFWITDPVFAERASPVQWAGPKRFHAPPIALEDLPPLRGVIISHDHYDHLDRETVLQLAQTTGVFLTPLGVGDRLIAWGVSPDQVRQFDWWESTTLGGVQFTATPAQHYSGRGLFDGNKTLWASWVIVDGADGDTAAHDLRLFFSGDTGYFEGFKEIGQRFGPFDVTMLETGAYNTQWPYIHMQPEQTVQAHLDLRGRWLVPMHNGTFDLAMHGWTEPFERVLALTNDRGIALATPRMGERLDLASPHAATRWWRGAGEALAFADSTLAPTAR, encoded by the coding sequence ATGACCACCCCGTCCACCCCAGCCCGCCGCGCGTTCCGCCTGGCAGGCCGGAGCGCCCTTCTCCTTGGAGTTCTGATCGTGAGCGCCTGCCTTCTTTCCGTCGCCAAGACCAATGTCGCCTTCGCTGGCTATCCTGATTCGCCGCAGGCCGCGGACGGCCGGTTCCGCAATCCGGTTCCGAAGCCGGTCGACGGAGTGCTTAAAACCCTGGGTCTCATCTGGGACGTCCTGCTCAACAAGCCAGCCGACACCGTTCCGGCTGCGGCGCTGCCCGTCGACGGGCTCACCCGCGCCCAGCTCGAAGCTGCGCCTGACCGAAGCCTGTTCCGGCTCGGTCACTCGACGATGCTGATCAAGCTGCGCGGCGGCTTCTGGATCACCGACCCGGTCTTCGCGGAACGTGCATCGCCGGTGCAATGGGCGGGCCCCAAACGCTTTCACGCGCCGCCGATCGCGTTGGAAGATCTGCCGCCGTTGCGTGGCGTCATCATCTCGCACGATCACTACGACCACCTTGATCGCGAGACTGTGCTGCAGCTCGCGCAGACGACCGGTGTCTTCCTGACCCCACTGGGGGTCGGTGACCGACTGATAGCCTGGGGTGTGAGCCCCGATCAAGTGCGTCAGTTCGACTGGTGGGAGAGCACAACGCTCGGTGGTGTGCAATTCACGGCCACGCCAGCGCAGCACTATTCGGGCCGCGGCCTGTTCGATGGCAACAAGACTTTGTGGGCATCCTGGGTGATCGTCGATGGCGCCGACGGCGACACCGCGGCGCACGATCTACGGCTGTTCTTCAGCGGCGACACCGGCTACTTCGAAGGCTTCAAGGAGATCGGCCAGCGCTTTGGGCCGTTCGACGTAACCATGCTCGAGACCGGCGCGTACAACACGCAATGGCCCTACATACACATGCAGCCCGAGCAGACCGTACAGGCGCACCTCGATCTACGCGGTCGTTGGCTGGTACCGATGCATAACGGCACGTTCGACCTAGCCATGCACGGTTGGACCGAGCCATTCGAGCGCGTCCTCGCGCTAACCAACGATCGGGGCATCGCGCTGGCGACACCACGCATGGGCGAACGACTCGACCTGGCGTCGCCGCACGCGGCCACGCGCTGGTGGCGCGGGGCGGGTGAAGCCTTGGCGTTTGCAGATTCGACCTTGGCACCGACCGCGCGATAG
- a CDS encoding thioredoxin domain-containing protein — translation MASLKVPVATSDHILGTYGAPVTLVEYGDYQCPHCAAAQLPVKQIELRYGSRICLVFRHFPLTEVHPMAGVAAETAEFAGGYGRFWEVHDAMFANQPRLSPDWLLTLVSALELPIQEFQEALASGLHARKVEADFLGGVRSGVNGTPTFFVNGIRHDAGYTFTELASSIDSAMAG, via the coding sequence ATGGCCAGCCTCAAGGTTCCCGTGGCAACTTCGGATCACATCCTCGGTACTTACGGTGCTCCTGTGACGTTGGTCGAGTATGGCGACTATCAATGTCCCCATTGCGCAGCCGCCCAGTTGCCGGTCAAGCAAATCGAGTTGCGCTATGGCAGCAGGATTTGTCTCGTTTTCCGGCATTTCCCGTTGACGGAGGTCCATCCTATGGCGGGCGTTGCTGCGGAGACAGCCGAATTCGCGGGAGGCTACGGGCGCTTTTGGGAAGTGCACGACGCCATGTTCGCCAACCAGCCGCGTCTCAGTCCCGACTGGTTGTTGACGCTGGTCAGCGCACTTGAACTACCCATCCAGGAATTTCAAGAAGCGCTGGCGTCGGGGTTGCACGCACGCAAGGTTGAGGCCGATTTTCTGGGTGGTGTGCGCAGCGGAGTCAACGGCACGCCCACATTCTTCGTCAATGGTATCCGCCACGATGCCGGTTACACATTCACCGAACTCGCCTCCAGCATCGACAGCGCAATGGCAGGCTAA
- a CDS encoding HD domain-containing phosphohydrolase — protein sequence MKTVEDSPVAVLDVIRSLAFVGDLAMGQPTDHSPRAAWIAGQLAREAGADHATCTRATAVALLRWSGCTANAPEFAQLFGDDVSGRKALLAMQTSGSSFRSGTRKKSSAFLSLSRIHCEVSGDIAAQLGLDEDTQFALRHLFESHDGTGAPDGLRGEQVPVAVYMASLAGDLDIFSRLYGLEQACKLIAERANVLYPRTLAGLVLLHARQWQAALDDDPTLSGPCSLDATLSGRTTSLEILADVIDLKLPWMTGYSRAVANLARNAARQLGLDEVSQQRVYRAALIHGMGRAAVPNIVWDTEGRLAESAWERIRLVPYWTGRAARQIGSLAREAEVASYAYERPDGSGYFREVKEVSFPLEGRILAAAAAMAALRMARPWRDAYPETAAGELLMAEAAEGRYDVDVVRALLDKPRSPTARPVAPPTALLTDREREILRWISLGASNKQVAQKLSISPSTVRTHVESVFRKLDCSTRAAATLKATQLGLL from the coding sequence ATGAAGACCGTGGAAGACTCTCCCGTCGCTGTCCTGGATGTGATCCGGTCGCTGGCGTTCGTCGGCGACCTCGCCATGGGCCAGCCGACGGACCACTCGCCGCGCGCGGCGTGGATCGCAGGGCAACTGGCCCGCGAAGCGGGTGCGGATCATGCCACCTGCACACGCGCCACTGCAGTAGCGCTGCTGCGCTGGTCGGGCTGTACCGCCAATGCGCCAGAGTTCGCTCAGCTGTTCGGCGACGACGTGAGCGGGCGCAAGGCATTGCTCGCGATGCAGACTTCCGGCAGCAGTTTCCGGTCCGGTACTCGAAAGAAGAGTTCCGCGTTCCTGTCGCTGTCGCGTATCCATTGCGAAGTGTCGGGCGATATCGCGGCGCAACTCGGACTGGATGAGGACACCCAGTTCGCACTGCGCCATCTGTTCGAAAGCCATGACGGCACAGGCGCGCCTGACGGACTGCGCGGCGAGCAGGTTCCGGTCGCCGTCTACATGGCGTCGCTTGCGGGCGATCTGGACATCTTCAGCCGGCTCTATGGCCTGGAGCAGGCATGCAAACTCATCGCCGAACGCGCGAATGTGCTGTATCCGCGAACCCTTGCGGGCCTGGTCCTGCTACACGCCAGACAATGGCAGGCTGCGCTCGACGACGACCCGACGTTGTCTGGCCCGTGTTCGCTGGATGCGACGTTGTCCGGGCGCACGACTTCGCTGGAGATCCTGGCGGACGTGATCGATCTGAAGTTGCCTTGGATGACCGGCTACTCGCGCGCCGTCGCCAACCTTGCACGCAATGCCGCACGCCAGCTCGGTTTGGACGAAGTCAGCCAGCAACGCGTGTATCGCGCCGCGCTGATCCATGGCATGGGGCGCGCCGCCGTGCCGAACATTGTGTGGGACACGGAGGGCCGGCTTGCGGAGTCGGCATGGGAACGCATCCGCCTGGTGCCCTACTGGACCGGCCGCGCGGCGCGACAGATCGGTTCGCTGGCGCGTGAGGCCGAAGTCGCCTCGTACGCGTACGAGCGTCCAGATGGCTCGGGCTACTTCCGCGAGGTCAAGGAGGTCAGCTTTCCGCTCGAAGGCCGCATTCTCGCCGCGGCGGCGGCAATGGCCGCGCTGCGAATGGCGCGTCCCTGGCGCGATGCGTACCCGGAAACTGCGGCAGGCGAGTTGTTGATGGCGGAGGCCGCGGAGGGTCGCTACGACGTGGACGTTGTTCGCGCGCTACTCGACAAGCCGCGGTCGCCAACGGCCAGACCTGTCGCGCCACCGACGGCGCTACTTACAGATCGCGAGCGGGAGATCCTTCGCTGGATCAGTCTCGGCGCGAGCAACAAGCAAGTGGCGCAGAAGTTGTCGATCAGCCCGAGCACGGTGCGCACGCACGTCGAAAGCGTCTTCCGGAAGCTGGACTGCTCGACGCGAGCGGCGGCCACATTGAAGGCCACTCAGTTGGGACTGCTGTAG
- a CDS encoding DnaJ C-terminal domain-containing protein gives MSTPYETLGVAPTASLDEIKKAYRRLARKLHPDLNPGDKAAEARFKDVASAYRLLNDPETRKRYDAGEIDEAGTERPQRQYYRDFAETGQAHSYASGAGYADFFDADDPFAELLRRSSGARANRRGQDLHYRLPIRFDESITGAEKRITLPTGGTLNVTIPAGVVEGQTLRLRGKGAPGAGDGKPGDALIELEVSPDPRFTREGDDLTLDLPISLAEAVLGGKVNAPTPTGDVSLTVPAGSDSNTTLRLKAKGAPRRGGGRGDQLVKLRIVLSKPADAALRDFVSNWANADSFDPREGNRS, from the coding sequence GTGAGCACCCCCTACGAGACTCTTGGGGTCGCCCCAACTGCGTCTCTTGACGAGATCAAGAAGGCTTACCGGAGGTTGGCGCGGAAGCTACATCCAGATCTCAATCCAGGAGACAAGGCGGCAGAAGCACGGTTCAAGGACGTTGCCAGTGCCTATCGGTTACTGAACGACCCTGAGACACGGAAGCGCTACGACGCTGGCGAGATCGACGAAGCCGGCACCGAGCGACCGCAACGCCAGTACTACCGCGATTTTGCGGAAACGGGACAAGCGCACTCCTACGCCAGTGGCGCCGGGTATGCAGACTTCTTCGATGCGGACGATCCATTCGCTGAGCTGTTGCGTCGTAGCTCTGGAGCGAGAGCGAACCGTCGGGGGCAGGATCTGCACTACCGATTGCCTATTCGTTTCGACGAATCCATCACTGGAGCGGAGAAGCGAATAACGCTGCCAACTGGCGGCACCCTCAATGTCACGATACCCGCCGGAGTCGTGGAAGGACAGACTCTGCGGTTGCGCGGAAAAGGCGCGCCAGGTGCCGGCGATGGCAAACCTGGTGACGCGCTGATCGAGTTGGAGGTCAGCCCTGATCCGCGATTCACCCGTGAAGGAGATGACCTGACGTTGGACCTCCCGATCTCGCTGGCGGAGGCCGTGTTGGGCGGCAAGGTCAATGCGCCGACGCCCACAGGCGACGTGAGCCTTACTGTGCCTGCGGGCTCCGATAGCAACACGACGCTGCGCCTAAAAGCGAAAGGCGCGCCTCGGCGCGGTGGAGGGCGGGGCGATCAGCTCGTGAAATTGCGGATCGTACTTTCGAAGCCCGCTGACGCAGCGCTCAGGGACTTCGTCTCGAACTGGGCAAATGCAGACTCATTCGATCCCAGGGAGGGCAACAGATCATGA
- a CDS encoding excinuclease ABC subunit UvrA yields the protein MPRRERQNTSAAAFVRVRGAREHNLQDIDVDIPRDALVVFSGISGSGKSSLAFGTLYAEAQRRYLESLSPYARRLVNQVGVPDVDSIEGLPPAVALQQQRGTPNVRSTVGSVTTLSSLVRMLYSRAGTYPSKQPMLYAEDFSPNTPQGACPNCHGLGYIYDVTEASMVPDPSLSIRERAIASWPPAWHGQNLRDILVTLGYDVDTPWSRLPKKDRDWILFTEETPTVPVYPGFTPAETRTALRRKTEPAYMGTYTGARRYVLHTFATTQSALMKKRVSRFMSGAPCPVCKGRRLKREALSVTFAGLDIGTLSQLPINRAAEVLKPAADGHFDTPAKTRTRGRSDHRKDVAARVEAGGSAHAGGSDVRRTPDLSEEKRIAAQRIAHDLLDRIGTLQALGLGYLTLDRPTPTLSPGELQRLRLATQIRSNLFGVVYVLDEPSAGLHPADSEALYDALDQLKVAGNTLFVVEHDLDLMRRADWLVDVGPDAGQNGGRVLYSGVPSGLRDVEASHTRRYLFGKRDTRRREARPVSQWLELRGIHRNNLHGVDARFPLRAFTTVTGVSGSGKSSLVSQALVELVGEHLGHEPSTEDAEADGPPRPGSIARTAGRIGAGADAIRRMVNVDQKPIGRTPRSNLATYTGLFDHVRKLFAATKTAKARRYGAGRFSFNVPQGRCETCEGEGFVSVELLFMPSVYAPCPTCHGQRYNAKTLEIAWRGRNIAQVLGMTVDDARAFFADETAVARPLELLHDIGLGYLRLGQPATELSGGEAQRIKLATELQRSQRGDTLYVLDEPTTGLHPADVDKLMTQLHGLVDAGNTVIVIEHEMRVVADSDWVVDVGPGAGEEGGRIVVAGRPDDVGRATHSRTAPYLALWLR from the coding sequence ATGCCTCGACGCGAACGCCAGAACACATCAGCCGCTGCCTTCGTTCGTGTTCGTGGGGCGCGCGAGCACAACCTGCAGGATATCGACGTCGATATTCCACGCGACGCGCTGGTGGTGTTCTCGGGAATATCGGGCTCGGGGAAATCCTCACTCGCATTCGGCACGCTCTACGCCGAAGCGCAGCGCCGCTACCTTGAATCGCTGTCGCCTTACGCGCGACGCCTGGTCAACCAGGTCGGTGTGCCGGATGTGGATTCGATCGAAGGCCTGCCGCCGGCGGTGGCGCTGCAGCAGCAACGCGGCACGCCCAATGTAAGGTCGACGGTCGGCAGCGTGACGACGCTGTCGAGCCTGGTGCGCATGCTGTACTCGCGCGCGGGCACGTATCCGTCGAAGCAGCCCATGCTGTACGCGGAGGACTTCTCGCCCAACACGCCGCAGGGCGCGTGCCCGAACTGCCACGGCCTAGGCTACATCTACGACGTGACAGAGGCCTCGATGGTGCCCGACCCGTCGCTGAGTATCCGCGAGCGCGCCATCGCGTCCTGGCCGCCGGCGTGGCACGGGCAGAACCTGCGGGACATCCTCGTCACGCTGGGCTACGACGTCGACACGCCGTGGTCGCGACTGCCGAAGAAGGACCGCGACTGGATCCTCTTCACCGAGGAAACCCCCACGGTACCGGTCTACCCCGGGTTCACCCCCGCCGAAACGCGTACCGCGCTGCGCCGAAAGACCGAACCGGCGTACATGGGCACCTACACCGGTGCACGGCGTTACGTGCTGCACACCTTCGCCACCACGCAGAGTGCGCTGATGAAGAAGCGTGTGTCGCGCTTCATGAGCGGCGCGCCGTGTCCCGTGTGCAAGGGGCGCAGGCTCAAGCGCGAGGCCTTGTCGGTGACCTTCGCGGGCCTCGACATCGGAACGCTGTCGCAACTGCCGATCAACCGTGCCGCGGAAGTGCTCAAGCCCGCCGCCGATGGCCATTTCGACACGCCGGCGAAAACACGCACACGGGGCCGATCCGACCACCGCAAGGACGTGGCCGCGCGCGTGGAGGCGGGCGGCTCCGCGCATGCCGGCGGCTCCGACGTTCGCCGCACGCCGGATCTCTCCGAGGAAAAACGCATCGCGGCCCAGCGCATCGCGCACGACCTGCTCGATCGCATCGGCACGTTGCAGGCACTGGGGCTGGGCTACCTCACGCTGGATCGGCCAACTCCCACGCTCTCACCGGGCGAACTGCAGCGACTGCGGCTGGCGACGCAGATCCGCTCGAATCTGTTCGGCGTCGTGTACGTGCTCGATGAACCTTCCGCCGGCCTGCATCCCGCCGACAGCGAAGCGCTGTACGACGCGCTGGACCAGCTGAAGGTGGCTGGCAACACCTTGTTCGTGGTCGAACACGACCTGGACCTCATGCGCCGCGCCGACTGGCTGGTGGATGTCGGCCCCGACGCCGGCCAGAACGGCGGTCGCGTGCTCTACAGCGGTGTGCCATCAGGCTTGCGCGATGTGGAGGCATCGCACACGCGCCGCTATCTGTTCGGCAAGCGCGATACCCGTCGCCGTGAGGCACGCCCGGTGTCGCAGTGGCTCGAGCTGCGCGGCATCCACCGCAACAACCTGCACGGCGTGGACGCGCGATTCCCGCTCCGCGCTTTCACCACCGTCACCGGCGTCTCGGGTTCCGGGAAGTCGAGCCTGGTGAGCCAGGCCCTGGTGGAGCTCGTCGGCGAACACCTGGGGCACGAACCGTCGACGGAAGACGCCGAAGCCGACGGCCCACCCCGGCCGGGATCGATCGCACGCACCGCCGGGCGGATCGGTGCAGGCGCGGACGCGATCCGGCGCATGGTCAACGTCGACCAGAAGCCGATCGGGCGCACGCCGCGTTCCAATCTCGCCACGTACACGGGCCTGTTCGACCACGTCCGCAAGCTGTTCGCGGCGACGAAGACCGCCAAGGCGCGCCGTTACGGCGCCGGCCGCTTCTCGTTCAATGTCCCGCAGGGACGATGCGAGACCTGCGAAGGCGAGGGCTTCGTCAGCGTCGAGCTGTTGTTCATGCCCAGCGTGTACGCGCCGTGTCCGACGTGTCATGGCCAGCGCTACAACGCCAAGACGCTGGAGATCGCATGGCGCGGACGGAACATCGCGCAGGTCCTCGGCATGACGGTCGACGATGCGCGGGCGTTCTTCGCCGACGAGACCGCCGTTGCCCGACCGCTGGAGCTGCTGCACGACATCGGCCTGGGCTACCTGCGACTGGGCCAACCGGCGACGGAACTGTCGGGCGGCGAAGCGCAGCGCATCAAGCTGGCGACCGAACTGCAGCGAAGCCAGCGCGGCGACACGCTGTACGTGCTGGACGAGCCGACCACCGGACTGCATCCGGCGGACGTCGACAAACTGATGACGCAACTGCACGGACTGGTCGACGCCGGCAACACCGTCATTGTCATCGAACACGAGATGCGCGTCGTCGCCGACAGCGACTGGGTGGTGGACGTGGGGCCCGGCGCGGGCGAAGAGGGCGGGCGCATCGTGGTGGCCGGCAGGCCGGACGACGTGGGCCGTGCCACGCACAGCCGCACGGCGCCCTATCTGGCTCTGTGGTTACGGTGA